One Haemorhous mexicanus isolate bHaeMex1 chromosome 7, bHaeMex1.pri, whole genome shotgun sequence genomic window, CTCCCCTCCAACACCACACAGCCTGGATTATGctcaggaaaacagaggaatattttatctcaggctctgcccctgcaggaACAATCCCACTGATTTCAGGCATGGaaaagggagagcagcagaggctgtgaggagctgcaccTTGCCCAGCCCTTGAGGCAGtgtgaggcttctcatctttttgtttccttccactTGCACACTGGGAGGATGAAGTACAAAGGAGCTTTAGGAAGTGGCTCGTGTTCATGCACTGACCCTTAGCTCAAAAAGGCCATATAAGAACAGAGTAATTGCAATTAAAGGTAGCCCAAGGCTGCAGACTACAGAGGGGGTGAGTTTAATCTTTGTGGTTTTGGTAAAAAACAGATTCCCCTCATTGACAATCCTCCCATCCACCTTCCCTTCCTGGAAGGGCAATCAACTCAGCTGTGGTTATCCAGGTGTGCTGGAAAATCCcattgcagcaggagctgcaccaCTCTGGGCAGGAAGCAATCCCCAGGgcccctctcccttccccagggagcaATGCTGCAAAGaacattttatgtttttaaaatgcttggAAAGGTTGGAAACAAATGTGTTCAAGATTTGCAAAACTTTTACCTGGTTCCATTAAGCATAAAAGCCTGGGCTTATTACTGTAGCCTTCTtaataaaagctgaaaacaaGATCATTTTTAATTGCAAGGAGCACAAAACCAAGCTCAGTGCAGTCATCTCCTTAAATTCACACCTTGAAATTCAGCCCTTATTCAAAGATAAACCTAATTATTTTCAGGGGATAATAAGCACTTGCAGGTTGCTGggagaataataaaaaaaaaatactgttataaatggttaaaaaaagaggtttaatgcagaaaacacagggggatttttctctctcagctgaTGAGCAGCACACATCACTGCCATGGTGAATATTCATGGCAGTGTTGGAGCTGGAaacctctgggctgtgctctagCTCCCTGAGCCTCTGCAGAAGTAAGAATTGTTCTTATCTGCTCTCACAGGATCACTGTggtggggctgctccagcctgaacCTCTGCTCCACCAGCCTGAGGTTTGTGGAAATGACTTACCCGCCTCATTGCTTGAATTAGGAATTTGGAGGGCAAACACAGAGTGgtggctgccaggctgctcatcctcttcctcagctgctgccttgtgAGGTCCTCTGGGAATATCCACAAATGCTGGAAGTCCCCAGGCAAAGACACTTTGGAATTTACGACCCAAATGtccttcctttgttttctcctcCTTAATTACCTTATTTCCCGTGAAGTCTGTGCTCAGGTGGGATCTGAGCGGAGCCCCGTGTGCTCCTGGGAGCCTCCTTGGAGCTCTCTCCTCCATGGGCTCTCCATTAGCTATGCCATCTACTCCATCTGCTGTTAATCCGGACAAACTGCACTTCAGGCTCAAGGACAACGTGGATCTGTACATTTTTTGGCATTTAACTCGAGGTTGGTCAATGCACACGCTGAGTGACCTGTCCAGATAATAGATGGTGTTTGGACAGGGCTCAGACACCTGGAGCTGGACACAGGAGATGAATGAAGGTGGAATTTTCTCCCTCCCATCACTGCATTGGAGACCCACGCCATCCTCCTTGATTCCAGGGTCAAAAAGCTGCTTTTGGGGTTCCTCACCTAATCTTGAGCAAGACTTGGAGGCCTTTGAAGGAGGTTGGTTTgtgtgggctgggggaggccAGCGCTCGAGGAGCGCGGGGACTCTGCTGGGCGTGGGGGACACGGTGCTGGgctcctggccagccccagggccacgTGCCAGGTCTCCAGAGCCCACAGGAACACGCCTGGCTGTGACAGTGATGGAGGCAAAGCCTCTCTGCTGGCTTGGACACTGCTTTGGAGCGGGAGAGTCCGACGGTGACATGGTGTCTTCTAAGGATGCCTGAATCTCCAAGCGGCTGGGAAGCACCAGAAATGTTCTGCTAACGAAGGCTGACCCCTGGTTAGGCAAGGATGGTTCTGTGTGatgagctctgggctgggggagcagggccTGCATAGGCACAGAGAGCTTCTCCTCATCAATCTGTGCAATGATTACTGGTGAAACCAATGTCGTgttttgggaagggagagaTTCCTGCAAATGAAAAGATTCCCAGTTATCACCATACTCCAATATCCTGTGTGCAACTGTTTCTCATCCACCATCTATCACAGCAGACAGTTTTGTTCAAGATCTCTTGTTACCTTTCTATTCATAATAActtttttgtcatttaaaaatgcacGCTCTTGAAATCAGCTCTGAATTGTCTGGGAGGCTTCAATGAAAACTTTATCACTCtggtgaaggaaaaaatattaaaatttaaaacctgTATTCCATAGT contains:
- the C7H10orf90 gene encoding (E2-independent) E3 ubiquitin-conjugating enzyme FATS isoform X2; protein product: MNFLENQATGHGEVKRALSGVTQKCRGPDGQRTCTGLQQESGVWAKSSPAKESLPSQNTTLVSPVIIAQIDEEKLSVPMQALLPQPRAHHTEPSLPNQGSAFVSRTFLVLPSRLEIQASLEDTMSPSDSPAPKQCPSQQRGFASITVTARRVPVGSGDLARGPGAGQEPSTVSPTPSRVPALLERWPPPAHTNQPPSKASKSCSRLGEEPQKQLFDPGIKEDGVGLQCSDGREKIPPSFISCVQLQVSEPCPNTIYYLDRSLSVCIDQPRVKCQKMYRSTLSLSLKCSLSGLTADGVDGIANGEPMEERAPRRLPGAHGAPLRSHLSTDFTGNKVIKEEKTKEGHLGRKFQSVFAWGLPAFVDIPRGPHKAAAEEEDEQPGSHHSVFALQIPNSSNEAGAPMLLGGRKRSSTTTPGSLPAAASRETIAAAPDGSSNRADPSKDTSKPKEIQAQGVLKAKMSVSNSICNVKASSGILWEENVHRQKQLLKSNYEFPAPRDRTEELEAQDKPGWRVPLPRVPLPRVPLPRAHSPGVAWEKNLLTWPEPCSQLEKIPAAPWTLREALELHNPQFISRSQQRLKRLELMVQLRRAQHREAAPGTPRALPRQLSTSTPSRKRQFTIPDPLSDNLFKPKERVIPEKEMHMRSKRIYDNLPEVKKKQEEKQKRIIIQSNRLRVEMFKKQLLDQLLHRNTE
- the C7H10orf90 gene encoding (E2-independent) E3 ubiquitin-conjugating enzyme FATS isoform X4, with product MPERSRDAQPSGSRSFCTLGWREPRLWGVTQKCRGPDGQRTCTGLQQESGVWAKSSPAKESLPSQNTTLVSPVIIAQIDEEKLSVPMQALLPQPRAHHTEPSLPNQGSAFVSRTFLVLPSRLEIQASLEDTMSPSDSPAPKQCPSQQRGFASITVTARRVPVGSGDLARGPGAGQEPSTVSPTPSRVPALLERWPPPAHTNQPPSKASKSCSRLGEEPQKQLFDPGIKEDGVGLQCSDGREKIPPSFISCVQLQVSEPCPNTIYYLDRSLSVCIDQPRVKCQKMYRSTLSLSLKCSLSGLTADGVDGIANGEPMEERAPRRLPGAHGAPLRSHLSTDFTGNKVIKEEKTKEGHLGRKFQSVFAWGLPAFVDIPRGPHKAAAEEEDEQPGSHHSVFALQIPNSSNEAGAPMLLGGRKRSSTTTPGSLPAAASRETIAAAPDGSSNRADPSKDTSKPKEIQAQGVLKAKMSVSNSICNVKASSGILWEENVHRQKQLLKSKAIMNSLLQGTEQRSWRHRTSQAGGCPCPGCPCPGCPCPGPTLQVWPGRKTCSPGQNPAPSWRKFQQLRGHCGKPWSSTTPSSSRAPSRG
- the C7H10orf90 gene encoding (E2-independent) E3 ubiquitin-conjugating enzyme FATS isoform X3 gives rise to the protein MQALLPQPRAHHTEPSLPNQGSAFVSRTFLVLPSRLEIQASLEDTMSPSDSPAPKQCPSQQRGFASITVTARRVPVGSGDLARGPGAGQEPSTVSPTPSRVPALLERWPPPAHTNQPPSKASKSCSRLGEEPQKQLFDPGIKEDGVGLQCSDGREKIPPSFISCVQLQVSEPCPNTIYYLDRSLSVCIDQPRVKCQKMYRSTLSLSLKCSLSGLTADGVDGIANGEPMEERAPRRLPGAHGAPLRSHLSTDFTGNKVIKEEKTKEGHLGRKFQSVFAWGLPAFVDIPRGPHKAAAEEEDEQPGSHHSVFALQIPNSSNEAGAPMLLGGRKRSSTTTPGSLPAAASRETIAAAPDGSSNRADPSKDTSKPKEIQAQGVLKAKMSVSNSICNVKASSGILWEENVHRQKQLLKSNYEFPAPRDRTEELEAQDKPGWRVPLPRVPLPRVPLPRAHSPGVAWEKNLLTWPEPCSQLEKIPAAPWTLREALELHNPQFISRSQQRLKRLELMVQLRRAQHREAAPGTPRALPRQLSTSTPSRKRQFTIPDPLSDNLFKPKERVIPEKEMHMRSKRIYDNLPEVKKKQEEKQKRIIIQSNRLRVEMFKKQLLDQLLHRNTE